TAATTAAGACGAATAAATGCTTAAGTTTTCAGTATTAGTTCATGTTTACATAGTAAACTAATTTTAACAATTGATTCTAAGTATCAAGTGTAGCGAGCATTACTAAGATGTGCACTATAAATTATTAGTTTAACAATATACAGGCTTGTATATGTAGACTGTATACAGGCATTTCTTCAATTTCAAagtcctaaaaagtcttaaattcactgaaatattgtgttgtgggtcttaaataattttaaacttgttttaactTTCCTATgttcatgtaaagctacccaattggACCAACACCCAGGCAATTACCAACATTTCATCACTATCTCATTAAAAGTTCTAGCAAAagtttattaactctatttaccatacctattaatataacatttgtttttacagttttttttaagctttaactgggccattagaaaaaatccttagcgtttaaCCTTGTGCAAGTcagaaattttattcataatggtcttaaaaagtcttaaattagacTTGATGAAACCTTTGGAAACCAAAATATAATTTTGATATATACATTTTGTGTATTTTCTGTCAGATAATCTGAAGATCTCTGACTTTGGCCTGGCTACCATGTTCAGGCACCGTGGCCGTGAGCGAGCTTTGAACCGTCTGTGTGGTACTCTGCCCTATGTTGCCCCAGAGTTGATGTCACGCTCATCTTTTAACGCTCAGCCTGCGGACACTTGGGCTTGTGGCATTGTGCTCACTGCAATGTTAGCTGGAGGTAAGACTCtattgattttatatttatttatttttttatgaaaatattatAACCAGAAGTTTAAAAAAGGCCCAAGATTGTATCTTTAACATTTTATTGCATCGTATTGTGTTGAATTTCTCAACAGAGTTACCCTGGGATCAGCCGAGTGAAAACTGTCAGGAGTATTTGGACTGGCTGGAAAGAAAGACCTACCTTACGCCCTGGAAGAAAATTGATGCGGTACCCCTTAGTAAGTATCTTCGACTTGCTAAATTtgacaatatttaaatatttattatagatTTCACTTTGGCCGGAAGGCAGCCACTCAAAACTACTGCATACAAACATTCAGAACACCTCTGATGTTAagaagttttgtttgtttttgatcaGGTCTGTTGTCTAAGATATTACTGCACAATCCAGAAGACAGGTTCACCATTCCTGAAATTAAGAAACACCGCTGGTTTAGCAGAAGTTTCAAATCAGGTACTGTTTCAAACATCAGCTCAGTAGCTCTGCAAGTGCTTTaagagtgtttgtgtttgtgactGTTTTGCGTCTGAATTTTTGACCACAGCAGTACAACGTCAGGGCATCACACCAGCAGCCAAGATTCAACGGGCTGACTCTGAGCTAAGACGAAAAAACAGGTCAGTATGATaaatacatacagtgcatccagaaagaaTTCacagcgctttactttttccaaatttttttatgttacagtcttttTCCAAAATAGATAAGGACAGGTGTGCCaaacttgtggcatcatattcaaaaagacatgaggctgtaattgctgccaaaagtgcatcaacaaagtattaagcaaaggctgtgaatacttatgaacagggtttttcagcttttttatttttaataaatttgcaacaatttcaaaaaatctttttcacattgtcattatgggatattgtgtgtagaattttaaagaaatacatgaatttaatccattttggaataaggctgtaacatgaaaaattaaagcactataaatactttccggatgcactgtatgttgcCTTAATGACTGTTTAGTATTGAGCAAAACTCATGAGCTATTTTCTGCTATAAGGGGCACATAATCACTACCTGTGTGTTTCCTCAGTGATGACCGAGCGCAGATCTCAAGCTCTCAGCCTGAGCCACAGGGATTATGGGAGGAGAAGGAGGTTACAGTTCACACCGATGTCAGTGTCAGCTTTTCACAACCGACCTGTCCTGACCACATGCTGCTGGGCACACAACTGCTTGGCACACCGGGTGCAAGCCAGGTAACAATTTCAAtacagttaataataattatacagtatttttcagaaaaaaagttaCATCTGCTCTAAATTGCATAgttaatatttagatttgttgCGATTTGTAGTTTTATTCAGGAAAATAGGCTCCACAATGAATCTTTTAAATTTCACAGTATTCAGAACAGAACAAATAATGACAATTAAAATAGGCTGAATGTTCATATTTAGTTTTGGTTTTGCCTTGGTTAAAATGGTTTTATTCCATGGTAATGGAATGTCACATCTAATTTGGCTCAATGTGATTAATGATTTATTATGGTTATTTTTTTCAGAGCCCCTGGCAGCGTTTGGTGAGGAGAATGACCAGGTTCTTTACTACAGAAAATACAGAGGCATCTTGCATTGCTCTCCGTGATTCTTGTATTGCTTTGGGTCACACATGGAAACAGAGCTGTAATAATCAGGTAACCAGATAATATGTAacatatttagcattttaaataatcaaagaCAGATCTCAAACCATATAATGAACTGATCTTGTTTACATCCCCTTTATTAATAGGCGACAGTGTCTACAATGGATCGTCGCAATAATAAGCTGATATTCATAGTGCACTTCCTGGAAATGGAGGAACGTATTTTAGTTGATTTCCGGCTGTCAAAGGTGagctataaattattaattacttttatGCTGTCACTAGCTACATTTaaatccacctatttttatgcgcattttggatatgcgcataaaacggttgatggaaacgccatgatgcgcacaaatttgaaaatatgcataaaaaacatgcgcataactgagtaggataaacttttttttccaataagaaaagatgcgcataaactttGATataacacttttaccaaacaaattccagtatgcgtattaaaaaggtcatgtgtttttgttttaagagatcatgtggtgaatgtgaatgaacaaaccagcaggctgagcactgtaaaacatctaaaatgctgtaaccattttagtattagtgttattatattatcaatgacctccagaattgtcCAGAGCATGTGTGCTCCGCATCTCATGCCTTTAAATGCCACCACACATTCATTGCATATCATTATTTGTCTTCTGAGacacaagtaatttattaaataaacaaatttattaaaacagCTTCTCCAACCGCTGCAagttctgtttttacttttgatatttggcggcagttaatcaggaagtgacgattttagtTTTGTGCATCAATTTACTTAGCATCTTTTGATGGACACATAGCTACTGACTTGTTAATCAACACAACTAAAATAATCAGATTATTGAAATGCAAACAATAACCatagcattttaaaattataaataatgtaacTGATTTGATTAAAGCTCTGTTTTTTTGTATTCTAGGGTGACGGTTTGGAATTCAAGCGAATATTCCTGAAACTCAAACAGAAGCTGTCTGACATTATTAGCAACCAAAAGGTTTTGCCATTGATTTGATGCATATACACATTTTACCATGCAAAGCCTGCCTtcacatgagcacacacacacacacacacactaaattgtTATATGTTTGTGGTATGTGTTGTGATCTGTTTGTCTGAAGTTGTATATGTCTGTTTTGTTGATCCACGAGTGAAGGAATGAAGAGAAATTGTCAGGTATAGTTTGTCTGTTCATGTTTCGTTACTGTGACAAAGAGGGTTTTAGTTTTCTACCTCCTAAATAGATTGTAGGGTTCAGAACATCacaaaaaatggaaaataaatcCACTTTTAATAACTCTGTTTGGCTTcggttttaaattataaaaagtatGATCTGTATGAAACATCACATTAACTTCCAGTCCTGTTCagcttttgttttattaaaacactgAGTTCAGAAAATAGTGCCTTTTGCTTACAATGCTTTAAAAATACCAAATTATCACTAGCTTAAACAATCGGTTTGCCTTAACACATTTGATTTTGATGCAAATAAAATCCCTTTTGCTTGTATGTAGGATTGCTGACTACCTTCTTAAACAGTGTAGCAAAAAATATAGCAGCAATCCAGCTGTAAATTGACAAAATGTGCTTGTAGTTAATCAGACGCTGTTACTTAAATGGTAGACACTTGTTAGTAAACACTTAAACTGATCTTAGTATAAAATTATATtcacaaaatgtaaaacacaaaatgatttttctttcttttatagtTTTCTTCtattgatgatgaaaatgtgttcTTGATCCTCAGAGTGTATTCTCCTGTAGTACATTTATGATAGAAAcgtgaatattattagcctcgTATTTAGCTGGAGGCCATGACAGTTATAGTTACGTTGACTGGCTCTTTGCCTGGGGGAAGGTTCGTAGGTGTTGCTGTTGGCCTTGGCAGTGCCATTGATGCCGCTGAAAGAGAAGGTTTTTTGTTGAAGTGAGAGAAAACAAGACGTTAACTGTTTTGATTTGAGCTAAATGAATAAGGTACCTGGAGTGGCTGATGGGCCTGGCTCTTCTGTACCTCTCTCCCCCTCTGCTGTGCCAGGAACTTCATCCTCAGGGAAATTAATGTTCTCTCTAGACTGGCTATTTTGCCTGGAAAACACAAATAGTAAAAGAGTAGTGAAGAAATTTGACAAGACAATCAAACATCTTTGAAATAACTGTTGTTGCATACCTTCCAAATATCAAGTCATGGAGCCCTGTGAAGTGTGAAACAGGCATTAGCATACAGCAATGCTTAAACCATCAAAGTGTGATTTCTTCAAATGGTGCATGACTCACGTGGGTTATTGTTGCGGTTCCGTACCACATACATGAAGAGCAGTATAGTGATTATTGTGGCTATGATCATGCCCCCAATGGCTGCCCCGATCACAGCTGGGTAGGCATTGAAGGGAGGGTCGGCTGGAAGACAGCATACCTATTTCAGCTTCACAAAATCCTAGCATGGTTTTGCATTGTATTCTGATATTTTTCAGACACTCGTAAAAcctaaaatgaatctataatcaACTTTAATGAATGTTACCATTTTAAATAATGGTTAACTTGGATTTACTGGCTTCATTAGCATGTTTGATCAAACTCTCTTCctttagagataagttattatcAGACAGAATGAGACAAAGTAATGTAAGGAAAGGTCAAAGTGCAGGTTAGCAGGCAGATCGTGTAAGAGGAAAGGGATAGGATGATGTGTGGGTATGGAAGTGGTCAAATGATTGTGCATTTCACCTGAATGGACAACAAAACAAAGATCATCAGCATTAGCGTTTCAATGAGCACTCCAAACTTTTTCCATTAACATTAAGTAGCAGCctgctttttatttaatattctaatcTAAATTTGATGTATTCTTATTGCATTTTAACGTGTGTAAGTGTTGTTACCTGGGCTCTTTATATCTGAAGGGTTTCCAATGGTGCGGTGGTTGATGGCAGTAATGCGAAATGCATAGGCTCCATTGGGATCCAGATTGTTTATTTGGTAGGTTCGGGACTCAGGATCCAGATCTATCAGTTTCTGCCAGGGAACGTCTGTGTTTCTTTTCTTCGCAGGTTCAGGGAGCCTCTGCCGTTCAATAAAGAACCCAGTGAGATCACCTTCAGACTGAAGCTGCCAGTCTAGGTCAACATCTGTCCGGTGACGACTGTTGTACATGATCCTAGTGATGCTTAAATCTGGGGGCATTGGGTACCCTGAAACAAGATTAATTATAGTCAGTAACTTGGGTGAGGAGGATAAGGAGTTCTCGACTTCATCCCTTGTCATTTACTTTaatgcaaagtttagctccaaccataaaCAAACACTAGCCAATCAAGGTCTTCATGATTACTAGAAAGGCAGGTGAGTTTAATCAAGGTCGAAGAAAAAGTGAGGGAAAGAGATCTTGAGGGAAAGTGTTGAGAACATTTAGATCCAAATTCTTAACTACCTTGTAGTTATACTGAGTATGTCTAGTAAACTATAAAGGTTTGCTTACTTTTCACCATCAGCATAATGGGAATCTCTGCCCCACCCACAGCATTGGTAGCTGAACACCAGTACTGGCCACTGTCTGTCTCGCTGTCTGTTTCTCGCACAGTCAAGTTGGTCCAGGCAGCAGCCCGCTCCAAGACGTACTTCAAAGGAATATCATTCACATGCTGTTTCTGATTGTTGTACCAGGAAATCTCTGTGACAGGGTAGTTTCTACTCAAAACACAGCTGAGCTGGACATCATTGCCTTCATAAACCGTCATAACGCTCCGTTGAGTTACAAGGACCGGTGCCTCTGAAAACAGTAAGACATGACACGGTTAAAAAAAGCattcttttactattttaagaaaGTGCCAAATTATAACAAGTGACCCTTTTTTACCCAGTTTTAAAACGCACTGTTTGATCTCCTTAACCAATGGATGTTTTGCATGGCATACAAAGGCCTTGCCACTGTAGGTAGCGCTTGAACGCAGAACCAGGATGTTAGCATTCTCCTCAGATGTGCCTTGCATGTCTCCTGTGCTGGAGGACCACCAAACTAGGGCTCGAGGAAACCCGCCTTCCCAGGAGCAGGACAGCATTAGGTACTCATTGTTTCGAGTTGCATATGCTGAGCACTTTGGTTCCCCATAGGGCGCCCCTGGGATCAAGATGCACAAATATTTACCAATCATTATTTCATCTCAAAGTAGAATAACTGCTCTTAGATTTCCACTTACAAGTTTTTACACTGCAGCTCTTGATTTCATTTGAAGCAACGTGTGAGCCTTGGCAGATGAACACAGAGTTGTTCGCAGTATCTTGACCTTTCTGAATCTTTGTGATGTTGGAGAATCCCTCACTCTCTTTTTCAAACACATACGGGGTCCATCTCAAAGCGGCTGCAGGGATTCCACCCTCCCAGGTACAGAGAAGGGCCAGGTCAGTGTAATTGTTTGTTGGTAGAATCAAGCAAGTTGGAGCGCCATCTGGTGGATCTGTGGGAACAAAACCATTGTGTAACACAGGGCAGTGAAATGTATCCTGGGTGATTTGGGCCAATTTTGGAAACTGATAGAGGCAGAGAAGCACTCCTGAATTTGAGCTGAGCAGAGAGGTCGGATTAGATGTCTATTATTTATCTAGAGAGAGGCAAGAGGTAGCCAACTTCTAGAAAGTTCAAGAATTATGAAATATTGCTTTGGCATTACCTATTTGAATTTGCCATTATTAATCCTCTTTCAATTAAACCAAACTTAAGGTCATATCATAAGGTGTTGATGTGTCATTATACATTATGGGTGCGGTTGTTAACACCTTGGTAAAATCAAGAAGAGATATACATTCAAGGCATGAAGGGAGATTGAAGTATTATGACAAAACCAGGCCTCTTGGCCTTTCTTAACTTGTCATAACAGAAACAATCACACCAGCTGTATACCTTCAGCTTTCAGAACTGTCCTTCTCCTCCAGATGCACGTCCACAATCAGCCACTTTGGAAGCCTGACACCTTTGTTTACGTAACTGTCTGTACGTTCATGTGAGTGTGTTAGTGTAAAGGAAAAGGTGTAATAAGAAGCAAAGACAAGAAATTTCAGAAGGAAACTTGAGGAAGCTGTTGAACTCTATCAGGACAGAAGAAACAGCAAAGATGGCCACCAGATTCCAGGCAGGGTTTTTGTCTGAGCACTCACAGTAGACGGTGAGGGTGATGGTTTTCCTGGAGCGGGTGTTGAGGTAAGTGTTTTGAGCCAGGCAAGCATAGTGGCCCGTGTGCATACGTAGGATCTTGGTGATAGTGAACTGCGGACCCGCGAACACCTGGGAGTTGTTGTAGAACCAGACGTACTGACTGGGGGGATTAGAAGAAGCTTGACACAGAAGGGAAACTGTCTCTCTTTCCAGGGCAGAATAACCCCGTTCCGTCACAGAGTAAGGGGTGACATCGATCTGAGGCTGATCTGGACCAACTGGAAAAAGACCCATGTATGTTTACCTGATATGCTTTTTAAATCACTGCATTGTTTATGTTAAAGTACTTGGTAGTCTCTTACATATGGTGTCAAGCCAGACTCGGTCACTGCGCTGCTGGTTGACTTGGTTGCTGGCAAGACATCTGTACCATCCAGTGTGATTGCGGTTGACATCGGTGAGATTGAACTGGTTGTCATCATAGATTTCAGCCATGGTGGTGAGCTTGCTTTCCCGACTCTCCTGTTCCCAAATGTAATTAATAGGTCGTGTGCCATTCTCCAGGCCACAGCGCATGATCATTGACGTGCCCTCCACTGGCGAAGAGTCACTCATCACAATGTAAGGTTTGGTCACTGGCACTGTTAAAATTGTTACAAAATAGAACGTCAGTAATGGTGGAGCTTGAAAGAATGGTTATTAGCAAAagctaaacaataaaaataaatatgttttatttcaggagctgatgattgattattaaAGCCTGAtttgcatgctgtcctgggagagagccctgagcacaTAAGAttctcgagcctggggctccctctcgtttgcaaggtgagaggggagtttaagctcaggtagatctcgagaactcccctgctatagtagctaatgaacagatagtgattgctcataaaagataactacttactatgtgcatgtctatggtgccgatttggattagttaattaacttaagttgaatgtttttaaacggtgggaggaaaccggtaaacccacatgagcacagagtgtaaactccacacagaaacgtaagctggcttggtaagggctAGAATcagtggcgttcttgctgtgaggcaacagtgctaaccactgggccaccgtgccacctatctaggaaaggaggacaagtaggggtggaagggggtagaggtctgcattccgaataaatcgcgggagcggtcggtaacgggtttaatttgggacgggagcgggctgtctagcaatatcgcggatattgctatgccaatgagagagagagagaaagagagagagagagagagagagcgagcgagcgagagagagcgagctttgcctgtgtgtgtgtgtgtatatgttagtgcgcgcgcgaatgagagagagctttcccagatagcaaaatacactcgggccagttccgcctagattctcgcctgccggagacttaccactcagcccggctccggctgccggactccggatgcttgtggactcactgcccgattccggcccgaatcaatcgggccagatgcggcggccataAGCGGCCcaagagtaatgtgcgctgcggcccggagctggcgcgactcagtatttatatacctttatataaaaccttttggtattacattggtacttgatacatggtattacaagcctttgagttgatataacagcaaacgcctgtgtgtctgcttggtgcttgtgtgtgcgcgttagtgcgcgcgcgcgcgcgtgcgtgcgtatgaaagtgagagagagatttgtctgtgtgtgtgtgtgcttggtgctgtgtgtgtgtttatacagacagcttggctgtctggactgtatagctgggggattttcggttttgttctcccctgctctttagcgggatcgggcgcggcggccagaaaacggggcgggtcgggcagcgggacaataaattcttagtataagcgggagcggtcgggttcgggctaaaacctggcgggtgcgggcgggagcgggattcaaaatttagtcccgcacaGATCTCTAGAAGGGGGGGTTCTTCATCTTcatcaaaatgaagatggcttagggtgtttatagtggcttaggaatcgtctgattgttGAATCATAAATtagataatgcgggaccagccgcaagcaatcataagcgtgtgatcctctcgaaattagtttataaataaacttcacatagttaAATAATCTTTCATCCCCAATCTAAACACCAAGGTCAATTACCCTTAAAGTAAGACAGTTATCGTTCAGATCAGTACTTTGAGATCCCTCGGCTACTACTAACCTAGAACACGCAGAAACACATAGTAGTAATACAACTTGGCTCCATCAGGGGTATCATACAGCGCCTGGCAGGTATACACTCCTTCTGCAGCCAGAGGAAGCTTATCAATGGACAAAGAGGCGCTGTTGCTGATTACTGTCAATTCACCCAATTCATTGGCTAACTTCTGTATCTTGGGACCCTTCCCAAAGTTGTACACCACAGCACGGATGGTGTCTGTCCCCGGCTGGGTAAACCCCCAGATGTAGACATCAGGTAACGTGGGGCCACACTCCAGAATCACTCCACGTCCCACCACACCATTGGTCTTGGTCTCAGTGTATACCACTTGTCCTGGGTCCAAGATCTCTACGCCTGGAAGAGCACACGTGTAATTTAAAACGTACAGTGCACAATAATATTATTAGCAAAGATTAAGTTATAACGGGCACATCACAGATAGAATACATTGtgctttttgtgttttaaaaatgagATGTATATAACAAAACATCTGAAGAAGAAATAAATAGGACTGCTAAATTTAAGCCCAATTTACACTAGACAGACATCAACAAGCATGAACAATCACCAGATTACAATCCATCATTTTTCAGACATTCCATGACCTGGAAATCAGATAGTTGTCAATCAGCGAAAACAAAATCTGACAGACCCCAATGTGGGTAACACATTGACCCGACTATACCTGACCAAGTAGCAGGTACCATCGGTCACCACAGTAAATTGGCCTATAGTTGACcgcaataaaaacaaagaaaatggtTGTTGATATTCTTACCTTGAAGGAGGAGGGGTAGAAATAAAACAGTCAGCCAGATATAAGGTACCCCTAATACTCTGTGGACCATGATGCCATGACTCTCACGTCCAGTGCCTTAACCAAGTTGTAAAAAAGCCCAACAGCtgtctccaaaataaataaaaagttagaaatgtacaataaatatgAACCAACCGCTCTATGCTTACAATTACGACCAAAGTCCACAGGCTCAATGAGAGAAAGAGGCAGCTGAGTCTCTCTAAACTGATTTGGCTTAAATAATTCACAGATCTTCCCCTCCATGGACAAGAATACAGTGGAGTGGAGTAGAAAGGTTTAGAATGACACAGTGATAGCGGTGTCTCATTTATTATTGAAGGTGGCGGGATGGATGGCCGTTCTTGCATTCCATCACCCGCAGTGACAAAGAAAAGCCTCTGATATACAACACAATTTATTCTCTATATAAATACAGAAAAGCAGCcacaaattataaataacagtgatTTAATAATGACTTAACAGCATTCATCAATTTATTCAGACACAGATTATGAATTAAAGCTTAAAATTGAACAAATATGTGATCGTTTGTGATCAGTTGGGACCTGGAGCATCCACGCAATCAATTTCAAACTATGAAAACGTTTTAACGCAGGCTGGATATAAAGCTAGGCCATGGCTAAAGTGCAATTAAAAAGTCTATACTTGGATTTGAGGGTTCAGAGCCTGAGGACATGCACTTAATCACAGATTCTTGTTCTTCTCAGCTCATCCACTCTCTGGgtttgaggtcagaattatacaaatgtagatgtgtgtgtgtgtgggtgggtgtgtgtgtgtgtgtttccatccACAACAGCTCAGCCAAGCAAAGGAAACTTTGCATCCCTACATTCATTCATGAGTTTCTCATGTTACGCGACAGTTAAGAATGCAAGAGTGCACAACTCTATACACAGACGACAATGAAAATGATATGATATAAGATGCAACTATTGTATATGAATATATGGTGtatttgcaaaatatttatttgaatgttcTTGCATTGGATCATATCAAATAAAGCAGTTTGTCAAGTTTGAATTCATcaaacatgtacagttgaagtcagaattattagccccctatcaattattattattgtttttttatatttcccaaatgatgtttaacagagcaaggaaattttcacagtatgtctgataatatttttttcttctggagaaagtcttatttgttttatttctgctagaataaaagcagttattaatttattaaaaaccattttcaaaattataagcccctgtaagctatatgttttttcgatagtctacggaacaaaccattgttatacaataacttgcctaattaccctaacctgcctagttaacctaatagggtatatgccgaagcatgctagtaggacttttaatttgccagtaacctgggttaaacgCTTCCGGCGAATttaatgccaatgcaaaaaccgttgtgtttaaggtctgttttctttaaaaatcagcgatctccactagctgagtgatgtCTGATTTAAAGTGggcctcagattgtacaagaagcactgcattaaattacattttcagccgccatgtctttataatatgagcatttattttaacccagtatattcaatggagcttttgcgctaacctgccgattctgactggcgcgtgcgagcaaacggctttttgtctcattttacgcttgagcaactaaataaatgccaaagtttatttaactgaatgtattttaataacattacaacatcgatgctgtaaaaggaaccatataaaatggaaaaaagttcacaataacaggtcaccggaagtttatcagcatgggaacaggcactagctcggcatataccccattaacctagttaagccttgaaatgtcactttaagctgtatagaagttacTTGAAAAAATcttgtcaaataatatttactgtcatcatggcaaagataaatcagttattagaaatgagttattaaaactattatgtttagaaatgttgaaaaaatctctcagttaaacagaaattggagaaaaaaataaacagggcgctaataattctgacttcaactgtatatgcttccAAAAACCATTGgaacaatattatatattttacttatGTTCTtgcattatcccaaatgtttaaaattattttcaaatccAGTGAAATTAGACATTTTAGCTATGCTCAATTTCCCCTCAATTTACAGTTTGGTTTTAAAGAAAACATGGAAACACCATAGACACTTTAACATGTGTTCATTTTTCTACCGCACTGCAATATAACAGAAACCTAAAGTGTATTTAGTATGATAAAGCAGCTCTGCTTTTCCCCCATTTGATGACGACTGAAAAAAGTGGAAGTGGTTGACTGTGGCATACAGACCTTTATTGCCACGTCATGCTCGTCTCTCATCAGCAATAGCTTCTGTGCTTTTGCTTAGACAATTCCCAGTAGTAATGAGAGAAATGAAGCTTTTTAATGATTTGAAACAACTGCTTTGCAAAATAATTCAATTTCAAAGTGTTCACAACAGCACATGCAAGGGACACCTGGCGGTCAAAGCCATAAGCAACAAAAGCTCAGTCAAAACATCTATTAGAATTGACATTTTCAAACATATTGCGAAGTTTAAATTGAAAGTATAACCAATAAATTTACTGTTAAGTGTCTGCataatattcattcttttattaattGTCAATGCTTGAATATTGTCATGGTGGGCTTTGCTAAACTAGTCACCAAGAGATTATTAGCTATTCTTCCTTTTCATTACACACGTCTCATGTTTGTATACTAGCGTAAGAAACCTTTTCAGTGATTCGCCCCAAATGGAGAACTATTGAATTTTCAAAACAGTTGAGACATAAAGAAACCCTATTTACTGAAATCATGTGACCTTGCCAAT
The genomic region above belongs to Danio rerio strain Tuebingen ecotype United States chromosome 21, GRCz12tu, whole genome shotgun sequence and contains:
- the chek1 gene encoding serine/threonine-protein kinase Chk1 → MAVPFVKDWDVVQTLGEGAYGEVRLLVNKKTEEAVAVKVVDMAKAKDCIENVKKEVCICKMLSHPNIVRFFGHSVGITHRDIKPENILLDDKDNLKISDFGLATMFRHRGRERALNRLCGTLPYVAPELMSRSSFNAQPADTWACGIVLTAMLAGELPWDQPSENCQEYLDWLERKTYLTPWKKIDAVPLSLLSKILLHNPEDRFTIPEIKKHRWFSRSFKSAVQRQGITPAAKIQRADSELRRKNSDDRAQISSSQPEPQGLWEEKEVTVHTDVSVSFSQPTCPDHMLLGTQLLGTPGASQSPWQRLVRRMTRFFTTENTEASCIALRDSCIALGHTWKQSCNNQATVSTMDRRNNKLIFIVHFLEMEERILVDFRLSKGDGLEFKRIFLKLKQKLSDIISNQKVLPLI
- the chek1 gene encoding serine/threonine-protein kinase Chk1 isoform X1 — protein: MAVPFVKDWDVVQTLGEGAYGEVRLLVNKKTEEAVAVKVVDMAKAKDCIENVKKEVCICKMLSHPNIVRFFGHRSEGTTQYIFLEYCSGGELFDRIEPDVGMPEKEAHRFFQQLIAGVEYLHSVGITHRDIKPENILLDDKDNLKISDFGLATMFRHRGRERALNRLCGTLPYVAPELMSRSSFNAQPADTWACGIVLTAMLAGELPWDQPSENCQEYLDWLERKTYLTPWKKIDAVPLSLLSKILLHNPEDRFTIPEIKKHRWFSRSFKSAVQRQGITPAAKIQRADSELRRKNSDDRAQISSSQPEPQGLWEEKEVTVHTDVSVSFSQPTCPDHMLLGTQLLGTPGASQSPWQRLVRRMTRFFTTENTEASCIALRDSCIALGHTWKQSCNNQATVSTMDRRNNKLIFIVHFLEMEERILVDFRLSKGDGLEFKRIFLKLKQKLSDIISNQKVLPLI